The following are encoded together in the Kribbella voronezhensis genome:
- a CDS encoding beta-galactosidase, translating into MSIVVPVHPESAGRAEPVLPQLSDIAFGGDYYPEQWPEHRWPEDVALMREAGVNLVNLGIFAWALLEPTPGIYDFGWLDRVIDLLHEAGIAVDLATPTAAPPPWFFHQNPAARIVDRDGRVLGAGGRQAFCPNSPAYRQAATAITERLATHYAGHPAITMWHVHNEYGGANTHCYCETSAAAFRTWLRRRYGRLDDLNEAWGTVFWGQLYSDWAEIEPPYAAPMAVNPAHQLDFFRFSSDAHLDNFLAERNIVHRLTPGVPVTTNFMINNCKWIDYRRWATEVDVVANDHYLYADRRDGHIELAMSADLTRSVAGGRGWMLMEHSTSAVNWQPRNVAKRPGELRRNSLSHLARGAESALFFQWRASRFGGEKFHSAMVPHGGTRTRVWREVCELGEELARLEELRGTRVVADVGAVWDWASWWALELEWRPSVDLSYLERVGAFYEATWRGHLTTDFVDPEGDLSQYGTLLVPSLYLTTVEAAENLAAFVRNGGTLVVSYFSGIVDQFDTVHPGGHPGALRDVLGLTVEEFLPLRSEDRVSLDNGVIGDVWAEHVVLDGAETVRQYVDGPAAGGPAVTRHHYGKGVAWYISTRLAARDLSAVLREAGLPPVLRYGGLSDDVEVVRRLGPEYEYLVAINHGDLDARLPGDGDELLTGAPAAGQLVVPAGGVRVLRSPRRRM; encoded by the coding sequence ATGAGCATCGTCGTACCGGTCCACCCGGAATCGGCCGGCCGGGCCGAGCCCGTCCTGCCGCAGCTGAGCGATATCGCCTTCGGCGGTGACTACTACCCCGAGCAGTGGCCCGAGCACAGGTGGCCCGAGGACGTGGCGCTGATGCGCGAGGCGGGCGTCAACCTCGTCAACCTCGGCATCTTCGCCTGGGCCCTGCTGGAACCGACCCCGGGGATCTACGACTTCGGCTGGCTGGACCGGGTGATCGACCTGCTGCACGAGGCAGGCATCGCCGTCGACCTGGCCACCCCGACCGCTGCCCCGCCGCCCTGGTTCTTCCACCAGAACCCGGCGGCCCGCATCGTCGACCGCGACGGCCGCGTCCTCGGCGCAGGCGGCCGGCAGGCCTTCTGCCCGAACTCGCCGGCCTATCGGCAGGCCGCCACTGCCATCACCGAACGCCTCGCCACCCACTACGCGGGCCACCCGGCGATAACCATGTGGCACGTCCACAACGAGTACGGCGGGGCGAACACCCACTGCTACTGCGAAACCTCGGCGGCGGCTTTCCGGACCTGGCTACGCCGTCGCTACGGCCGGTTGGACGATCTCAACGAGGCCTGGGGAACGGTCTTCTGGGGGCAGCTCTACAGCGACTGGGCCGAGATCGAACCGCCGTACGCGGCGCCGATGGCCGTCAATCCGGCCCACCAACTGGACTTCTTCCGGTTCAGCTCCGACGCGCACCTCGACAACTTCCTTGCCGAGCGCAACATCGTGCACCGGCTCACACCCGGCGTACCGGTGACGACCAACTTCATGATCAACAACTGCAAGTGGATCGACTACCGCCGGTGGGCCACCGAGGTCGATGTCGTCGCCAACGACCACTACCTGTACGCCGACCGGCGCGACGGCCACATCGAGCTCGCGATGTCGGCCGACCTGACCCGCTCGGTCGCCGGCGGTCGCGGCTGGATGCTGATGGAGCACTCGACCAGTGCGGTGAACTGGCAACCGCGCAACGTCGCGAAGCGCCCCGGAGAGCTGCGCCGCAACAGCCTGAGCCACCTGGCCCGCGGTGCGGAGTCCGCGCTGTTCTTCCAGTGGCGGGCCTCTCGCTTCGGGGGCGAGAAGTTCCACTCGGCGATGGTGCCGCACGGCGGCACCCGAACCCGGGTCTGGCGGGAGGTCTGTGAGCTCGGCGAGGAACTGGCCAGACTCGAAGAGCTGCGCGGCACCCGGGTCGTCGCCGACGTCGGAGCGGTCTGGGACTGGGCGTCGTGGTGGGCGCTCGAACTGGAGTGGCGGCCGTCGGTCGACCTGTCGTACCTCGAACGGGTCGGGGCGTTCTACGAGGCGACCTGGCGCGGGCACCTCACCACCGACTTCGTCGACCCCGAAGGAGATCTTTCGCAGTACGGGACCCTCCTGGTCCCGAGCCTGTACCTGACCACGGTGGAGGCGGCGGAGAATCTCGCCGCCTTTGTTCGCAACGGCGGGACGCTCGTGGTCTCGTACTTCTCCGGCATCGTCGACCAGTTCGACACGGTGCACCCGGGTGGTCATCCGGGCGCCCTTCGCGACGTCCTCGGGTTGACCGTCGAAGAGTTCCTGCCGCTGCGTTCAGAGGACAGGGTGTCGCTCGACAACGGAGTCATCGGGGACGTCTGGGCCGAGCACGTCGTACTGGACGGCGCCGAGACGGTCCGCCAATACGTCGACGGGCCCGCGGCCGGCGGTCCCGCGGTTACTCGCCACCACTACGGGAAAGGCGTGGCCTGGTACATCTCGACCCGGCTCGCCGCGCGCGACCTCAGCGCCGTACTGCGGGAGGCTGGGCTCCCACCGGTACTTCGGTACGGCGGGCTCTCCGACGACGTCGAGGTGGTGCGCCGCCTCGGACCCGAGTACGAGTACCTGGTCGCGATCAACCACGGCGACCTCGACGCGAGGCTGCCCGGCGACGGCGACGAACTGCTCACCGGCGCGCCGGCGGCGGGTCAGCTCGTCGTACCGGCGGGTGGGGTGCGGGTACTCCGGTCACCGCGACGCAGAATGTGA